The Amycolatopsis sp. QT-25 genomic sequence CCGGTGATGCTGAACCGTGCGCCGACCCTGCACCGCCTCGGTATCCAGGCCTTCGAGCCGCAGCTGGTCGAAGGCAAGGCCATCCAGCTGCACCCGCTGGTCTGTGAAGCGTTCAACGCGGACTTCGACGGTGACCAGATGGCCGTGCACCTCCCGCTGTCCGCGGAGGCGCAGGCCGAGGCTCGCATCCTGATGCTGTCGGCGAACAACATCCTTTCGCCGGCGTCGGGCCGCCCGCTCGCCATGCCGCGACTGGACATGGTGACCGGTCTGTTCCACCTGACCCGCCTGAACGAAAAGGCCGAGGGCGCGGGCTTCGCGTACTCCTCGCCGGCCGAAGCGATCATGGCGTACGACCGCAAGGCGCTGAGCCTGCACGCCCCGGTCAAGATCCGCATCACCGACCGTCAGCCCGCCAAGGCCGACGAAGCGGCGCTCGCGGAGAAGGGCTGGGAGCCGGGCAAGGCTTGGCTGGCCGAGACCACCCTGGGCCGCGTGCTGTTCAACGAGCTGCTCCCGGCGGACTACCCGTTCATCAACGAGCCGATGCCGAAGAAGCGTCAGGCCGCGATCGTGAACGACCTCGCCGAGCGCTACTCGATGACCCAGGTCGCGCAGACCCTGGACCGCCTGAAGGACGCCGGTTTCTACTGGGCGACCCGTTCGGGTGTCACGGTCGCGATCTCCGACGTCCTCGTGCCGACCGGCAAGAAGGCCATTCTGGACGAGTACGAAGGCAAGGCCGACCAGGTCGAGAAGCGGTACCAGCGTGGTCAGCTGTCGCACGCCGAGCGCAACAACGAGCTCGTCAAGGTGTGGACGCAGGCCACCGAAGAGGTCCACAAGATCATGGAGACGGCGCTGCCGGACGACAACCCGATCGCGATGATCGTGAAGTCGGGCGCGGCGGGCAACATGACGCAGGTCCGGTCGCTGGCCGGTATGCGTGGTCTGGTGTCGAACCCGAAGGGTGAGTACATCCCGCGTCCGATCAAGGCCAACTTCCGTGAAGGCCTGTCGGTGGCGGAGTACTTCATCGCGACGCACGGTGCCCGTAAGGGTCTGGCGGACACGGCGCTCCGTACCGCCGACTCGGGTTACCTGACCCGTCGTCTGGTGGACGTGTCGCAGGACGTCATCGTCCGCGAGGTCGACTGTGGCACCACCCGCGGCATCAACATGCCGATCGGTGAGGACGTCGGCGACGGCAAGGTCCTGCGCGACCAGCACGTCGAGACCAGCGTGTACGCGCGGAACCTGGCGACCGACGCGGTCGACGCCAAGGGCAACGTCGTGCTCAACGCCGGTGACGACATCGGTGACCCGGCGATCGACAAGCTCATCTCGAGCGGGATCGCCAAGGTCAAGGTGCGTTCGGTGCTGACCTGCGAGTCGGCCGTCGGTATCTGCGCCACCTGCTACGGCCGGTCCATGGCGACCGGTCAGCTCGTCGATGTCGGCGAGGCCGTGGGTATCGTCGCGGCCCAGTCGATCGGTGAGCCGGGTACGCAGCTGACGATGCGTACGTTCCACCAGGGTGGTGTCGCCGGTGACGACATCACGACCGGTCTGCCCCGTGTCCAGGAGCTGTTCGAGGCCCGTGTCCCGAAGGGCAAGGCGCCGATCGCCGACGTCGATGGCCGGGTGCGCATCGAGGAGAGCGAGCGGTTCTGGAAGATCACGCTGATCCCGGACGACGGCAGCGAAGAGATCGTCTTCGACAAGCTGTCCAAGCGACAGCGGCTCGCGAACACCCCGAGCGGCCCGCTGGGCGACGGTGACCGCGTCAACGTCGGTCAGCAGCTGCTCGAGGGCACGCCGGACCCGCACGAGGTCTTGCGGGTCATGGGGCCGCGCGAGGCGCAGATGCACCTGGTGGACGAGGTCCAGAAGGTGTACCGGGCGCAGGGTGTGTCGATCCACGACAAGCACATCGAGGTCATCGTCCGGCAGATGCTGCGCCGGGTGACGATCATCGACTCCGGTGCCACGGACTTCCTCCCGGGCGAGCTGCCCGAGCGGACCAAGTTCGAGGCGAAGAACCGGGCGTCGGTCGCCGAAGGCGGCGAGCCTGCCTCGGGTCGCCCGGTGCTGATGGGGATCACGAAGGCCTCGCTGACCACGGACTCGTGGCTGTCGGCGGCCTCGTTCCAGGAGACCACGCGTGTCCTGACCGACGCGGCCATCAACGGCCGTTCGGACAAGCTCGTGGGCCTCAAGGAGAACGTGATCATCGGTAAGCTGATCCCGGCCGGTACCGGCATCAACAAGTACCGCAACATCCAGGTGCAGCCGACCGAGGAGGCGCGGGTCGCCGCTTACGCGATCCCGTCCTACGACGACGGCTACTACACCCCGGATGTGTTCGGCTCCACCCCCGGTGCCGCGGTTCCGCTGGACGACTACGACTTCGGCCGCGACTTCCGCTGACCGAAGCGCACTCCACGGGAATGGCCCTCGCCGATCCGGCGGGGGCCATTCCCGTTTCCGGGTGACTCAGTCGCCCATCATCGGCGAGCAGACAACTGACGCCGAAGGGCGCTTGACGCGTTCAGCGGGCTAAACGCGATCTGGCAGGGTAGACGCACGGGTGCCTTCCGGTGATCCGCGGATCGCCGATACCCGTGGGCGGACAGCCGGTCCTTCGCCACGATCGGAAAGTACTCCGCCTTCCTCTTCTCCTCCGGGAGGCTGCGGCTCAGCGCAAGAAATGGTCGACGGCGTGCTGTAGTCGTACCTCTTGAGCATGTAGGCACTGTTGGCCCGCACGCATTCCCCAGTCGGATTTTCCCTTCGGTTCAATGGTCGATCCGACTCCGGCGGCTTCACGAGTACAATTCCTGGTCGCCTTGGTACGGCGTCAGCAAGTTGATATGTGGCAGCGGAACAGCGTGCTGTGTATGGATTTCTGACCTATCCGGGGTTGTCGAGCCGTACTGAATCAGCGTATCCGACACGAAGGCGTCTGTTCCTTGCGTGCTGACGCTTTTCGCAGTGCCGCAGCGGTTCTCTGCGCGAACCGGCGGGTGATTGCATTCTTTGGTCCGCGCCTGTGCGGAGAGCAGAATTCCCGGCTATTCGGTGGCGAAAACAGGGAGAAAGAATGCTAACCAACTCGCCCAAGTGGTGACAGGCGCCAGGGTGGCGGTCCTGGCCGTGGGCACGGTGACCTACCCCGGCTCCACGACCAGTGCCTACGCCGACAAGGAGCACGGGATCCAGAACCACCTGGTCCAGAACCTCACGGCGTCCCAGCGCGCGGACGGCAAGCGCAGGAAGTGGCTCACGACGTACGCCCTCGACGTCTCCCGCCTTGGAGGACCGCCCGGCAGGCACGAGACGGCCTTGAGCTTCGGCCTGTCGCGGTCGGAGACGTCCACCCACCCCGGCGAGGTCGCGTAAGCCTGAAGCGACTTTCGCGGGCTAAGTGCGATCCGGCGCAGGGGGCGGGGCGACTTGCGTTCAGCCCCCTGATCGCGATCCGGTGGTGAGCGAAAAGCGGTGGCCGGAGTTGGCAGAATGTAGCCATGACCTGGAGCTTCGAAGTCACCCCCGTCGATCACCCGGACGCCGCCCAGCTGCTGCGTGAGTACCTGGACGAGATCGCCTCCCGCTTCTACGAGCGCCAGGTCACCGACGAGGAGCTCGACGTCTTGCTCGAGGAGAACCACAGCCGGGACATGGTCCCGCCGACCGGTTCCTTCCTCCTCGCGCGGCGCGACGGGGTGTTGGCCGGCTGCGCGGGGCTCAGGGTCGTCGCGCCCGGGATCGCCGAACTCAAGCGCGTCTTCCTGCGGAAGTCCGAACGCGGCAAAGGTGGCGCGGCGCTGCTCGTGGCCGCCGCCGAAGACGTCGCCCGCGGCCTTGGGGCCATGCTGATCCGCCTCGACACCCGCGACGACCTGGTCGAGGCGAGGGCCCTGTACGCCCGCCTCGGCTACGAGACGGTCGAGCCTTTCAACGACGACCCCTACGCACACCACTACTTCGCGAAGTCCCTGGCCCAGACGGTGCCGGATCGCGTTTAGCCCGCTAAAGTCGCCGCGGCCGCGGGCTGAAGGTCGCCTTGGCGAGGAGGGCGCCGGTGAGGACGGGGGCCAGTCCGATCAGCAGCAGGATGATGCCGGTGTCCTTGCCCTCGATCAGCGGATGCCACCACAGCGGCGTCACGGCGATGTCGACGACGTCTCCCCGCTCCGGGAACGTCCCGAACGACATCCACCGCAGGTCCTTGACCTCGTGCGTCCCGCCGTCGAGTTCGTAGGTGCCGTCCACCAGGTTGCCGCTGCCGCAGCTGGTGCAGCTCGGCGTGCCGGCCTCCGCGCGCAGGGTCGCGGTCACGGTGAGCCGCGCTTCGGGGGCGAGCCCGGTCAACGCGGTCAGCGAGTTCACCGCGAGCGCCAGCCCCGGCAGCACCAGCGCGACCGTGGCGACCGTGCGCGCCACCAGTGAAAGCGACGACAGCGGCTGACGGCCCGCCGCTTCCCGGCGCCGGTTGAGCGGGCCGCGGACTCCGGCGAGCGGGCCTCGCCGCCCGCCGAGCCATCCGGTGTCGCTGGTGTCGGAAGCCGCCGCGACAGCACGGAAATCGGCGTCTTCCCAGTCCACTGTGGACGCCAATATGGCCAGACGCCGGGAATCGGCGAACATCGTCTCTTCGGTCAACGTCCCGGCTTCGGAGGTCCACAGCGAGCCGCCGTGGAAGGCGACTTCGTGGACCCGGAACCACGAGTCGCCCTCCAGCAACGCGCGAACGCCGGGGGAGAGCAGGGTCTTGGCGAACTCCGGATCGGACGTCGTCACGGTGAACCGCCGGTCGAACTCCGTACCGGTCTCGAACCGCTGGAGCAGCGCGTCCGGCTTCGGTGCACCGGCGGTGTTCCGGGTGATGCGGGCGTCCTCCAGTGGCGTGAACCGCTCCGGCTCGAAGGCGCCCGTGGTCGGGGTGATGACCACGGACGGCACCTCTGGGGTCCGAAGCTGGATCAGGGCATACGTCCCATCGATCAGGTCGGCTGTCCTGGACCAGCCGGGGAACGCCGTCGAGCCGCCGAGCCCGTACTCGACCCCGAGCAACCGATGCCCGTTGTGCGCGAACTCGACGGCGGTCGCCATCGACGCGGAAGAGGCATGGGTGACGGCGATTCCGCGCTGGGGGAGCACGCCGAAGCTCGGCTCACCGGACGCGTCGAGCCTGCCGGTCCACGTCTTCCGCCGATACCCCCGCCACGCCGCCAAGGCCGCGATCACCAGCGGGAAGGCGAACCAGAGCCAGCCGGGCACCGCACTGCCGGATCCCGCCGAGAGCCAGTACAGCGACGTTTCGGAAACGAGGATCCCGCAGAGCGCGTAGCTGACGGCCGCCGCCGTGGGCCGCCGTCCGTCGAAGCGCCCGCCGAGCAGCAACAGCGCCAGCGCCAGGGTGTATCCACCGGCGATGAGCCACGGCCCGGCCGGCTGATAATCCATCGGGCGACCCTACTGGTCCATGTCGAGATTCTCGCGGGTCTCCTCTTCGCGGTGGTGACCGCCGGTGCGGCCGTACTCCTGCCCGGTCGTGGTGGTCCTGGTGTTGTCGATGGCCTTGTTCACGAAGTCGAAGGCCGCCTTGCCCTGGTAGGCCGATCCCTTCGACAGATCGGCGGGATTGACCCCGACCACCTGTTTGATCACCTGGTTCGGCACGCCCTTGAGGGCGTCCTTCGCGGCATCGCCGAACGTGCCCAGCTGGGTCCCGGAACCCTGGGCGAACGCGCCGACGATCGCCTTCTCCTGGCCAGGGGTCATCCCGACCTTGCCCGCCTTCGTCAGCTTCGAACCCTGTTTGACCAGGTCGTCCGTCCACTTGAGCAGGAAGCCCATGAACTTGTCGAGCAGCTTGCCGAGCCGGCCGAGGTGCTTGGTGATCTTGCCCATCGCGCTCGCGGCCTTGGCGATCGTCGCGGTCATCGCGGCGGCCACCGACGAGCCGAGGCTGACGACGGAGGCGGCCAGCGCGGGCAGCCAGATGTAGATCGCCCAGGTGACCAGTTCCGAGATGATCGCCTTGACGACCTCTTCGATGACGGTCATCACCATCGACCACATCTGCAGGGTCTCGGCCACCGTCCCGGCGCTGGTGCCGATGCCCTTGATGCCGACGGCGAAGTCGCCGAGCGCGTTCCGGGCGGCGTCGCCCGCGTCGCCCACCCAGTCCTTCAAGGACTCGTCGCCGGTCTTGACGAAGTCGTCGGCCAGCGTGACGAAACCTTTGGCGATGGCGCCGAAGTTGCCGGCCGCGGTCTTGAGCGACGGACCGTCGCCGGTGACGAAGTGCAGCGCGTCCTGCAGCGGCTGGATCAACTCGATCAGGATGTTCAGTCCGTTGCCGACCAGCCAGCCGACCGGGTCGAGCACGAAGCTCGCGAGGTCCGCGCCCGCCCCCGCGATGAACCCGGCGCCGTCCTGCACCAGCTGCCCGCCCGCTGCCGCGAGGTCACCGAAACCTTGCGCGGCGCCGAACTTCTCGTAGGCGTTGGCGACGGTGGTGACGCCCTTGCCCGCGATCGGCACCTTCTTCACCGCGTCGAGCGCGTTCTTGCCGAAGCTGTCGTCACCCGTGATCTTGACGCCGTCGGCGATACTCGCCTTCTCGTCGGTCATGCCGTCCCCCAGCTCATTCCGGTTCGTACTTCCCAGGGTGATCGTCGCGTCGTTCTCGAAGCCGTGGTAGCTCGACGCCGCCTGGGTACGTGAGCCCGAACTTCCCCGCTTCGTCCTTGTAGTGGCCGAATTCGTCCGTGTAGTCGATCAAGGTCTGCGT encodes the following:
- a CDS encoding DNA-directed RNA polymerase subunit beta'; the encoded protein is MLDVNFFDELRIGLATADDIRQWSFGEVKKPETINYRTLKPEKDGLFCEKIFGPTRDWECYCGKYKRVRFKGIICERCGVEVTRAKVRRERMGHIELAAPVTHIWYFKGVPSRLGYLLDLAPKDLEKIIYFAAYVITGVNTELRHNDLPTLENEIGVERKNLETKRDADIEARAQKLEADLAELEAEGAKSDVRRKVKEGGEREMRQLRDRAGRELDRLEEVWTTFTKLDVRQLIADELLYRELVDRYGEYFTGGMGAEAIQKLATEFDVAAEADNLRDTIRNGKGQKKLRALKRLKVVAAFQATGNDPRGMVLDAVPVIPPDLRPMVQLDGGRFATSDLNDLYRRVINRNNRLKRLIDLGAPEIIVNNEKRMLQEAVDALFDNGRRGRPVTGPGNRPLKSLSDLLKGKQGRFRQNLLGKRVDYSGRSVIIVGPQLKLHQCGLPKDMALELFKPFVMKRLVDLNHAQNIKSAKRMVERSRPQVWDVLEEVITGHPVMLNRAPTLHRLGIQAFEPQLVEGKAIQLHPLVCEAFNADFDGDQMAVHLPLSAEAQAEARILMLSANNILSPASGRPLAMPRLDMVTGLFHLTRLNEKAEGAGFAYSSPAEAIMAYDRKALSLHAPVKIRITDRQPAKADEAALAEKGWEPGKAWLAETTLGRVLFNELLPADYPFINEPMPKKRQAAIVNDLAERYSMTQVAQTLDRLKDAGFYWATRSGVTVAISDVLVPTGKKAILDEYEGKADQVEKRYQRGQLSHAERNNELVKVWTQATEEVHKIMETALPDDNPIAMIVKSGAAGNMTQVRSLAGMRGLVSNPKGEYIPRPIKANFREGLSVAEYFIATHGARKGLADTALRTADSGYLTRRLVDVSQDVIVREVDCGTTRGINMPIGEDVGDGKVLRDQHVETSVYARNLATDAVDAKGNVVLNAGDDIGDPAIDKLISSGIAKVKVRSVLTCESAVGICATCYGRSMATGQLVDVGEAVGIVAAQSIGEPGTQLTMRTFHQGGVAGDDITTGLPRVQELFEARVPKGKAPIADVDGRVRIEESERFWKITLIPDDGSEEIVFDKLSKRQRLANTPSGPLGDGDRVNVGQQLLEGTPDPHEVLRVMGPREAQMHLVDEVQKVYRAQGVSIHDKHIEVIVRQMLRRVTIIDSGATDFLPGELPERTKFEAKNRASVAEGGEPASGRPVLMGITKASLTTDSWLSAASFQETTRVLTDAAINGRSDKLVGLKENVIIGKLIPAGTGINKYRNIQVQPTEEARVAAYAIPSYDDGYYTPDVFGSTPGAAVPLDDYDFGRDFR
- a CDS encoding GNAT family N-acetyltransferase: MTWSFEVTPVDHPDAAQLLREYLDEIASRFYERQVTDEELDVLLEENHSRDMVPPTGSFLLARRDGVLAGCAGLRVVAPGIAELKRVFLRKSERGKGGAALLVAAAEDVARGLGAMLIRLDTRDDLVEARALYARLGYETVEPFNDDPYAHHYFAKSLAQTVPDRV